In Misgurnus anguillicaudatus chromosome 5, ASM2758022v2, whole genome shotgun sequence, a genomic segment contains:
- the unc45b gene encoding protein unc-45 homolog B, translating into MGEMGDPVQLKEEGNKHFQAGDIDKAIECYTKAIKFGKDKKALAVIYRNRSACYLKKENYNYAVSDATKAIDVDAADVKALYRRCQALEKLGKLDMAFKDVQRCATIEPKNKTFLETLRRLGAEIQQKLKTSFSTDSRVQNMFDILFSDESDKEKREKAANNLIVLAREDAGAERIFQNNGIPLLMQLIDTAKPEMILAGIRTLSGMCTGHRARATAIIHMVGISKLCSIMAVDNEEIALATANLFQCVYDSLSGADKRTYGKEEAIVLDSAKDLKDILLALLEMIVSKKVSGHGRDQALNLLTRNVPRQDKKNTDNSKSLFTIDHGLKKILKVCGQVPDLPDQLPLTENTQLIASVLLNKIYDDLRCDPERDNFRDICDEYIKSKFDPDDMDKNIHAINTLSGLLQGPFDVGNALAGRQGVMEMMVALCGSEREVDQLVAVEALIHASTKTSKASFFISNGVALLKEMYKKTKNEKIKIRALVGLCKLGSAGGDDYSMRQFAEGSTEKLAKQCRKWLCNPSLDVRTRKWAVEGLAYLTNDADVKDDFVEDEPAMRAMFDLAKSNDKTILYAVACTLVNCTNSYEKKEIIPEMVQLAKFSKQHVPEQHPKDKKDFIQRRVKRLLKAGVTSALTVMVKADNSILTDQTKEMLSRVFLALAEDTKDRGIIVAQGGGKALIPLALEGSEKGKIKASHALAKIAAVSNPEIAFPGERVYEVVRPLVSLLNTERDGMENFEALLGLTNLAALNDKLRVKILKEKALPEIENYMFEEHEQIRQAATECMCNLVSCKEVQDRYLEDGNDKLKLLVLLCGEDDEVLQRAAAGALAMLTAAQKKLAVKLTKVTEQWLEIIQRLCLHDNVQIQHRGFVTVYNMLDADEELAKKLIGSELLEIMTYVAKLEDNPKKQDAINAARLCLSRAMDSGLIKPFSN; encoded by the exons ATGGGAGAAATGGGAGATCCGGTCCAGTTGAAGGAAGAGGGTAACAAACACTTCCAGGCAGGAGACATCGACAAAGCCATTGAATGCTACACTAAAGCCATAAAGTTTGGCAAAGACAAGAAAGCACTGGCTGTCATCTACAGGAACAGATCTGCTTGTTACctgaaaaag GAAAACTATAACTATGCGGTATCAGATGCTACTAAAG CGATCGATGTGGATGCAGCCGATGTTAAAGCTCTGTACAGAAGATGTCAAGCACTTGAAAAGCTTGGCAAACTGGACATGGCCTTCAAGGATGTACAGAGATGTGCAACCATAGAGCCTAAAAATAAGACCTTCCTGGAGACCCTCAGAAGGCTTGGAGCTGAGATTCAGCAGAAG CTGAAAACAAGTTTCTCAACAGACTCCAGAGTGCAAAACATGTTTGACATCCTCTTTTCAGATGAGTCAGATAAGGAAAAAAGAGAAAAG GCTGCAAACAATCTGATTGTTCTGGCTAGAGAAGACGCAGGCGCGGAGAGAATATTCCAGAACAATGGGATTCCTCTTCTCATGCAGCTGATCGACACCGCAAAACCCGAGATGATTCTGGCTGGTATCCGGACACTGTCTGGAATGTGCACAGGCCATAGAGCAAGA GCAACCGCTATCATCCACATGGTGGGAATATCCAAACTGTGCAGCATTATGGCTGTGGACAATGAAGAGATTGCATTGGCCACTGCGAACCTGTTTCAATGCGTCTATGACTCACTGTCTGGAGCGGATAAGAGAACTTACGGCAAAGAAGAAGCCATCGTCCTTG ACTCTGCTAAAGACTTGAAGGACATCCTGCTTGCTTTGTTGGAAATGATCGTAAGCAAAAAGGTATCGGGACATGGCCGAGACCAAGCTTTGAACCTCTTAACCAGGAATGTGCCAAGGCAAGataagaaaaacacagacaactCAAAGTCTCTTTTCACCATTGACCACG GTCTGAAGAAGATTCTGAAGGTCTGCGGTCAGGTTCCAGATCTTCCCGACCAGCTACCATTGACTGAAAACACGCAGCTGATCGCCAGCGTGCTCCTCAACAAGATCTACGATGACCTACGGTGTGACCCAGAGAGAGACAACTTTAGAGATATCTGTGACGAATACATCAA GAGCAAGTTTGACCCCGAtgatatggacaaaaacatccATGCCATAAACACTCTGTCAGGCCTTCTGCAGGGGCCTTTCGATGTGGGCAATGCTTTAGCTGGCCGCCAGGGTGTGATGGAGATGATGGTGGCCCTTTGCGGCTCCGAGCGCGAAGTGGACCAGCTGGTAGCGGTGGAGGCCCTGATTCACGCTTCCACCAAAACAAGCAAAGCCTCCTTCTTCATCAGCAATGGTGTGGCTCTGCTGAAGGAAATGTATAAGAAAACCAAAAATGAGAAGATCAAGATCAGAGCCCTTGTG GGTCTTTGTAAGCTGGGTTCTGCTGGTGGAGATGATTACAGCATGAGACAGTTTGCAGAAGGTTCAACAGAGAAACTGGCCAAACAATGCAGAAA GTGGCTATGCAACCCTTCACTTGATGTGCGCACTAGGAAATGGGCCGTTGAGGGTTTGGCCTATCTTACCAATGATGCAGACGTTAAGGATGACTTTGTTGAGGATGAACCAGCCATGAGGGCTATGTTTGACCTCGCCAAG TCAAATGATAAGACTATCCTGTATGCTGTAGCCTGCACCCTTGTCAACTGCACAAACAGTTATGAAAAGAAAGAGATTATCCCTGAAATGGTGCAGCTGGCCAAGTTCTCCAAACAACACGTACCTGAGCAGCACCCTAAG GATAAGAAGGATTTCATTCAAAGGCGAGTAAAGAGGCTATTGAAAGCTGGAGTCACATCAGCTCTCACAGTCATGGTGAAAGCAGATAATTCAATTCTCACCGATCAGACTAAAGAGATGCTTTCACG AGTTTTCCTTGCATTGGCAGAGGATACTAAAGATCGTGGCATAATCGTAGCTCAAGGTGGAGGAAAG GCTTTGATCCCATTGGCCCTGGAGGGTTCAGAAAAAGGGAAAATAAAGGCTAGCCATGCTTTGGCGAAGATCGCTGCAGTCTCCAACCCTGAAATTGCTTTCCCTGGTGAGAGG GTGTATGAAGTTGTGCGACCATTGGTTTCCTTGCTAAACACAGAACGAGACGGTATGGAAAACTTTGAAGCGCTACTGGGTCTAACAAATCTTGCAGCTTTAAATGACAAACTTCG AGTGAAAATCCTTAAAGAAAAAGCCCTTCCTGAGATTGAGAACTACATGTTTGAAGAACACGAACAGATCAGACAAGCTGCAACAGAATGCATGTGCAACCTGGTTTCCTGTAAAGAG GTTCAAGACAGATATCTGGAAGATGGTAATGATAAACTGAAACTGCTTGTCTTGCTCTGCGGTGAGGATGATGAGGTGCTACAGAGGGCGGCAGCCGGTGCGCTGGCTATGCTCACTGCTGCACAGAAGAAACTTGCTGTTAAGTTGACTAAAGTG ACTGAGCAGTGGCTCGAAATCATACAGAGACTGTGTCTTCATGACAACGTTCAAATTCAGCACAGAGGTTTTGTGACCGTGTATAACATGCTGGATGCGGATGAGGAGTTGGCCAAGAAATTGATCGGAAGCGAATTGCTGGAAATCATGACATACGTCGCAAAGCTAGAGGACAACCCTAAGAAACAGGATGCTATAAATGCGGCCCGTCTCTGCCTGTCTAGGGCCATGGATAGTGGACTTATAAAACCTTTTTCGAATTAA